The Kroppenstedtia pulmonis genome has a segment encoding these proteins:
- a CDS encoding aminotransferase class V-fold PLP-dependent enzyme, giving the protein MKPSVLPNMTLDEAKEKQFQLVTAIAAEFRGKEFLSSGDLGVVPGLGRPEQTAKVERVLARFFGTEDCALVRGAGTGAIRSLLSVLVEPGDSVLIHTSPVYTTTKETFRMMGLSLISADYHVENELTEILKQNRDIRVFYIQHSRQQPEDAYDLESILRLVRRHRPDLPIVVDDNYTTLKVPKIGVELGASFSCFSGFKLQGPPGIGIVVGKKEAIDTLRKRNYSGGGQVQGFEAMDLLRSLVTAPVTIAVQTEQVDRLCQGLNNGEVPLVSKAYITNSQSKNVILELAEPIAPQVIAASEKYGAAVYPVGAESRYEVLPMIYRLSGTFLESRPELAHTGLRINPMRSGAELTMDILRKAITDVTKEQA; this is encoded by the coding sequence ATGAAGCCTTCAGTGTTACCCAATATGACCCTTGATGAAGCCAAGGAAAAACAATTTCAATTGGTCACAGCCATCGCCGCGGAATTCAGGGGCAAGGAGTTTCTCTCCAGCGGCGATCTGGGAGTGGTGCCGGGGTTGGGTCGTCCTGAACAAACTGCCAAAGTGGAACGGGTTCTGGCCCGCTTTTTCGGCACTGAAGATTGTGCCCTGGTGCGAGGAGCGGGTACAGGTGCCATCCGCTCTCTGCTCAGTGTCCTGGTGGAGCCGGGGGATTCAGTGCTGATTCACACCAGCCCTGTATACACCACGACAAAAGAAACCTTTCGCATGATGGGACTCTCGTTGATTTCTGCTGACTATCATGTTGAAAATGAGTTGACAGAGATCCTGAAACAAAATCGGGACATCCGGGTATTTTATATACAACATTCCCGACAACAACCGGAAGATGCCTACGATCTGGAATCCATCCTCCGACTGGTTCGCCGACATCGCCCTGATTTGCCGATTGTAGTGGATGATAATTATACAACATTGAAAGTACCTAAAATCGGTGTGGAACTAGGGGCCTCTTTTTCCTGTTTTTCCGGATTCAAACTTCAGGGACCACCTGGAATCGGGATTGTTGTCGGAAAAAAGGAAGCAATCGATACCCTTCGGAAACGCAACTATTCCGGCGGGGGACAAGTTCAGGGTTTTGAGGCCATGGACCTTCTCCGTTCCCTGGTTACAGCCCCGGTAACCATCGCCGTACAGACGGAACAAGTGGATCGCTTGTGCCAAGGATTAAACAACGGGGAGGTCCCCCTGGTATCCAAAGCGTATATCACCAATTCCCAATCCAAAAATGTGATTTTGGAATTGGCGGAGCCCATCGCTCCACAAGTGATTGCCGCCAGTGAAAAATACGGGGCCGCCGTTTATCCTGTTGGCGCAGAATCCCGCTATGAAGTGTTACCCATGATCTATCGTTTATCAGGAACCTTTTTGGAAAGCCGTCCGGAACTGGCACATACA
- a CDS encoding phosphotriesterase family protein: protein MEKRIRTVTGDISPEKLGPTLIHEHVVLDLSRIRGDQDAILADSDPLNRELEGLCSAGCGGIVEVTNRGMGRDVQSLAVLSRRHGIPIIAATGFYKQSYYTQEVFEKRMEELAELFVKELTEEVESTGIRAGIISEIGSSLHEITPDEHKVFQAAIQAQRETGAPLSTHCELGTMGSEQLALFSRADMDLSKVSIGHQDLSGDREEYESLLKAGVYIQFDTIGKNAYRPDNQRLEDLLWILDKGFGKQIMLSTDITKKSYLKVNGGFGYEHLFTQFLPQLRDRGVHQREIDEMMVDNPRHFLSFTVKGESK from the coding sequence TTGGAGAAAAGGATCAGAACCGTAACCGGAGATATATCCCCGGAGAAACTGGGACCGACGCTGATTCATGAGCATGTCGTTCTGGATCTGTCCCGGATACGGGGGGATCAAGATGCGATATTGGCAGACTCCGACCCCCTGAACCGAGAATTGGAAGGTCTTTGTTCAGCGGGATGTGGTGGTATTGTGGAGGTAACCAACCGGGGAATGGGCAGGGATGTACAATCCCTGGCCGTCTTGTCCCGGCGGCACGGAATCCCCATCATTGCTGCCACCGGATTTTATAAGCAGTCCTACTACACCCAGGAAGTCTTTGAAAAAAGGATGGAAGAGCTGGCCGAACTGTTTGTAAAGGAACTGACGGAGGAAGTGGAATCCACTGGAATCCGGGCCGGAATCATATCCGAGATCGGCAGCAGTCTCCATGAAATTACCCCTGATGAACACAAGGTGTTTCAGGCAGCGATCCAAGCACAACGGGAAACCGGTGCACCCCTGAGCACCCATTGCGAATTGGGGACCATGGGCAGTGAACAACTGGCTCTCTTTTCCCGGGCAGACATGGATCTTTCCAAAGTTTCCATCGGCCATCAGGACTTAAGCGGAGATCGGGAGGAATACGAATCCCTGCTCAAAGCCGGTGTATATATTCAGTTTGACACCATCGGCAAAAACGCCTACCGACCGGATAACCAGCGGTTGGAGGACTTATTGTGGATCTTGGACAAAGGATTTGGCAAACAAATCATGCTATCCACAGATATCACCAAAAAATCTTACCTGAAGGTAAATGGAGGGTTCGGTTACGAGCACCTGTTTACCCAATTCCTTCCCCAATTGAGAGACAGGGGTGTCCATCAACGGGAAATCGACGAAATGATGGTGGACAATCCCCGACACTTCTTGTCCTTTACCGTAAAGGGGGAATCAAAATGA